A window of the Hordeum vulgare subsp. vulgare chromosome 5H, MorexV3_pseudomolecules_assembly, whole genome shotgun sequence genome harbors these coding sequences:
- the LOC123399638 gene encoding uncharacterized protein LOC123399638 codes for MAFASSLPPATASGLRASHAPELAFPPVNRKGGIWLRRRGARHGVRAEVNESPSALAIDALSQVKHVLLPITDRNPYLSEGTRHAAATTTSLAKKYGARITVVVIDDKPKESFPEHDTQMSSIRWHLSEGENRFICLF; via the exons ATGGCCTTCGCCAGCTCGCTCCCACCCGCGACGGCCTCCGGCCTCCGCGCGAGCCACGCCCCGGAGCTCGCCTTCCCGCCGGTCAACAGGAAGGGCGGCATCTGGCTACGGCGTCGGGGAGCCCGGCACGGAG TAAGGGCTGAAGTGAATGAATCTCCAAGTGCTTTAGCGATTGATGCTCTCTCCCAAGTTAAGCATGTTCTACTTCCAATCACCGACCGCAACCCTTACCTTTCAGAAGGCACAAGACAT GCTGCAGCCACAACCACTTCTCTAGCAAAGAAGTATGGAGCAAGGATTACAGTAGTTG TTATTGATGATAAGCCAAAGGAGTCATTTCCAGAGCATGATACTCAAATGTCAAGCATTAGATGGCACCTTTCTGAAGGTGAGAACCGTTTCATTTGTTTATTTTGA